A genome region from Maridesulfovibrio salexigens DSM 2638 includes the following:
- a CDS encoding OadG family protein, whose translation MQQMLFSWNNVVAGNGVALSVTGMSIVFVALLLVSVYIALLPKIAAFCNKIIPPSAHHSGPVASSPTPQVKTGPSEAEVVAAAVAYLHKNKG comes from the coding sequence ATGCAACAGATGTTGTTCAGTTGGAACAACGTGGTCGCGGGTAACGGCGTAGCACTCTCTGTAACAGGAATGAGCATCGTTTTCGTAGCTCTGCTTCTGGTTAGTGTTTACATTGCGCTTCTTCCCAAGATTGCTGCGTTCTGCAATAAGATTATTCCGCCTTCAGCCCATCACAGCGGGCCGGTAGCCAGTTCCCCCACTCCGCAGGTCAAAACAGGGCCTTCGGAAGCGGAAGTTGTGGCTGCTGCAGTGGCGTATCTGCATAAAAACAAGGGCTAG
- a CDS encoding ATP-binding protein produces MIDRSKEQLVKELKQKNERIAELESQLCGTDNYLEERFRRLIDHVEMVSVQGYNKNREVVFWNKASEKLYGYSQEEALGMKLEELIIPDYMREAVINHIQDWHDKGIRIPAGELDLIHKDGSIVPVYSAHVMQKNPDGSKYMYCIDVDLTETKKAHRQLIQAKEQAESASRAKSEFLANMSHEIRTPLNGVLGMLQLLKSAPEKEKQLEYIELAVTGVKRLTTLLSDILDLSRVEAGKLAVDPAPFDLLELMQNLTDLYRPSAQQKGLKLNLSLHPTTITKLTGDSSRLQQVLTNIISNAIKFTNDGIIKVETYPLPHTTAGTTKILFSVSDTGPGIPDSKMEELFSPFIQLSEGYQRTHQGAGLGLSICKQLVELMGGNISIESELGIGTTVYLCIPFGLPASDKIAPVLADKTKTSNSKLKVLLVEDEAINRMAAKRQMELAGCEVTAVENGKLAVEAAAKDRFHIVMMDIQMPIMDGISATQAIRMGEAGPENKNIPIIAMTAYAMKGDREKFLNSGMNDYLAKPIENKNLLKMLEKYR; encoded by the coding sequence ATGATTGATAGAAGCAAAGAACAGTTGGTCAAAGAACTGAAACAAAAAAACGAACGTATAGCAGAACTGGAATCTCAGCTCTGCGGCACAGACAATTATCTTGAAGAACGATTCAGGAGACTCATTGACCACGTAGAGATGGTTTCTGTTCAAGGATACAACAAGAACCGTGAGGTCGTTTTCTGGAACAAAGCCAGCGAAAAGCTTTACGGATATTCTCAGGAAGAAGCTTTAGGAATGAAGCTCGAAGAATTGATTATCCCCGATTACATGCGAGAAGCAGTAATCAACCATATCCAGGACTGGCATGACAAAGGTATCCGTATTCCCGCCGGAGAATTGGATCTGATACACAAGGACGGGAGCATTGTGCCTGTATACTCAGCCCACGTTATGCAAAAAAATCCAGACGGATCAAAATACATGTATTGTATAGATGTTGATCTTACTGAAACTAAAAAGGCACACCGCCAGCTAATTCAAGCCAAAGAACAGGCTGAGTCAGCCAGTAGAGCTAAAAGCGAATTTCTCGCAAATATGAGCCATGAAATACGCACCCCCCTAAATGGCGTGCTGGGAATGCTACAACTACTCAAATCGGCTCCGGAGAAAGAAAAACAGCTTGAATATATCGAACTTGCAGTGACAGGCGTCAAAAGGCTTACCACTCTGCTTTCTGATATTCTTGATCTTTCAAGAGTTGAAGCAGGCAAACTAGCTGTTGACCCTGCCCCTTTTGACCTGCTCGAACTTATGCAGAATCTGACTGATTTATACCGGCCATCCGCCCAGCAAAAAGGTCTCAAACTCAACCTGAGTCTTCACCCGACAACAATTACTAAGCTTACCGGCGACTCCTCACGACTCCAGCAGGTTTTAACCAACATCATAAGCAATGCGATCAAGTTTACTAATGACGGAATCATCAAAGTTGAAACATACCCTCTGCCTCACACTACTGCCGGCACAACAAAAATCCTCTTCAGCGTGAGTGACACTGGTCCCGGTATACCGGACAGCAAGATGGAAGAACTATTCTCGCCCTTTATACAGCTTAGCGAAGGATATCAACGCACTCATCAAGGTGCAGGGCTTGGATTGTCAATCTGCAAACAGCTAGTAGAACTTATGGGCGGCAATATTTCGATTGAAAGCGAGTTGGGCATTGGGACAACAGTATACTTATGCATACCTTTTGGCCTCCCGGCATCAGACAAAATCGCACCCGTTTTGGCCGACAAGACCAAGACTTCCAATAGCAAGCTAAAAGTCCTTTTAGTTGAAGATGAAGCCATAAACAGAATGGCTGCGAAACGGCAAATGGAATTGGCCGGATGTGAGGTAACAGCAGTAGAAAACGGAAAACTTGCTGTAGAAGCAGCAGCTAAAGACCGTTTCCATATAGTAATGATGGACATCCAAATGCCGATAATGGATGGAATATCCGCTACTCAGGCTATTAGAATGGGAGAGGCAGGCCCAGAGAACAAAAACATTCCCATCATTGCCATGACAGCTTATGCCATGAAAGGTGATCGGGAAAAATTCCTGAATTCCGGGATGAACGATTATCTTGCTAAACCTATTGAAAATAAAAACCTGCTGAAAATGCTCGAAAAGTACCGCTAA
- a CDS encoding L-serine ammonia-lyase: MTAITTSVFELFKIGPGPSSSHTIGPMKAGYNFHLAVADLSFEEQPDNIEIRLYGSLSATGEGHGTDRAVVAGLLGFKPENVECEFLDSLADGTSRQFESGRISLGLSVKDVVFAEVENDFPYANTLLLRLRKGEEILFEQEYYSIGGGFIKWKGQPAEIPRVPPYQYSNMDELKAILSDEGLRMHQAILANETAISGISEDEIYEKLDAILDAMKQAVRNGLTAEGILPGPIGLHRKAKRLFENSSQPNCADSFLLRLNAYGFAASEENAAGHIVVTAPTSGSAGVIPAAVYALEEELGIERERVREGMLIAAALGFIAKHNASIAGAEVGCQGEVGVASAMAAGLIAYANGHRFWRTENAAESALEHHLGLTCDPVGGYVQIPCIERNAMGVVRAYNSYLIASVENEEFHKVSFDEVVKAMAETGKDMNAKYKETSLGGLAVSVPNC, encoded by the coding sequence ATGACCGCCATTACCACATCTGTTTTCGAACTTTTCAAAATCGGCCCCGGTCCTTCAAGCTCCCATACGATCGGCCCCATGAAAGCCGGATACAATTTTCATCTAGCCGTGGCAGACCTTTCATTTGAAGAACAGCCAGACAACATCGAAATCAGGCTGTACGGCAGTCTCAGCGCCACCGGCGAAGGCCACGGAACTGACCGAGCTGTAGTTGCCGGACTACTCGGCTTCAAGCCGGAGAATGTTGAATGCGAGTTTCTTGATTCCTTAGCTGATGGTACTTCCCGCCAATTTGAAAGCGGGCGGATATCTTTAGGCTTGAGCGTCAAAGATGTTGTCTTTGCTGAAGTAGAGAACGATTTTCCATATGCAAACACCCTGCTTCTGCGACTTCGCAAAGGTGAAGAAATTCTATTCGAACAGGAATATTATTCCATCGGCGGCGGTTTCATTAAATGGAAAGGCCAACCGGCTGAGATTCCGCGTGTCCCTCCTTACCAATATTCAAATATGGATGAACTTAAAGCCATTCTTTCAGACGAAGGATTGCGCATGCATCAGGCAATTCTAGCCAACGAAACAGCTATCAGCGGAATTTCCGAAGACGAAATATACGAAAAACTGGATGCTATCCTTGATGCCATGAAACAGGCTGTCCGCAACGGCCTTACTGCCGAAGGCATACTGCCCGGACCTATCGGCCTTCACCGCAAAGCCAAACGTCTTTTCGAAAACAGTTCTCAACCAAACTGTGCCGATAGTTTTTTGCTCCGCCTTAATGCCTACGGTTTTGCCGCATCTGAAGAGAATGCTGCCGGACATATAGTCGTTACAGCACCGACCTCCGGTTCCGCCGGAGTTATTCCTGCTGCGGTCTATGCCCTTGAAGAAGAGCTCGGCATAGAACGCGAAAGAGTTCGTGAAGGCATGCTCATTGCTGCTGCACTCGGTTTCATTGCCAAGCATAACGCCAGTATCGCTGGAGCGGAAGTCGGATGTCAGGGCGAAGTCGGAGTCGCATCAGCGATGGCTGCCGGTTTGATTGCATATGCCAACGGCCACCGTTTCTGGCGCACTGAGAATGCCGCAGAGTCTGCCTTGGAACACCACCTTGGTCTTACCTGCGACCCTGTTGGAGGATACGTTCAGATACCTTGCATTGAGCGTAATGCAATGGGTGTAGTCCGGGCATACAATTCTTACCTCATTGCTTCTGTGGAAAATGAAGAATTCCACAAAGTAAGTTTTGATGAAGTCGTCAAGGCTATGGCTGAAACAGGCAAGGATATGAATGCAAAATACAAAGAAACTTCGCTGGGTGGGCTGGCCGTGTCGGTTCCCAACTGTTAA
- a CDS encoding DUF523 domain-containing protein yields the protein MYIVSGCLAGLCCRYDGGDNADERVMQLVSEGKAIPVCPEQLGGLTTPRPPCEIVEGKVLSDQGEDVTELFWRGAEEALKLAKLAGSKKAILKARSPSCGIGKIYDGTFGGNLIDGDGLFAAMLRKEGFELETE from the coding sequence ATGTATATAGTAAGCGGTTGTCTGGCGGGACTTTGCTGCCGTTATGACGGCGGTGACAATGCTGATGAAAGGGTTATGCAGCTTGTCTCTGAAGGTAAGGCTATTCCGGTCTGCCCGGAACAGTTGGGCGGGCTGACAACTCCTCGTCCACCATGTGAGATCGTTGAAGGAAAGGTCCTTAGCGATCAGGGCGAGGATGTAACGGAACTTTTCTGGCGCGGGGCAGAGGAAGCTCTCAAGCTCGCAAAGCTTGCAGGCAGCAAGAAAGCTATCTTGAAGGCACGCTCTCCATCATGCGGTATCGGAAAAATTTATGACGGTACCTTCGGTGGAAATTTGATCGATGGTGACGGACTATTTGCTGCTATGCTCAGAAAAGAAGGTTTTGAGCTGGAAACAGAATAA
- a CDS encoding biotin/lipoyl-containing protein — MAKKKIRFMCTAFRDGFQSVYGARVKTDDFLPAVEAAKEAGIDWFEAGGGARFQALYFYSNECAFDMMDRFRETAGPDADLQTLARGVNVVGLESQPSDVIKAHADLFAKHGITTIRNFDALNDVNNLIYSGQCIADAGLKHQVVVSMMELPPGCSGAHDAAFYEKTLRQILDADIPYDSVCFKDASGTSTPAKVYETIKAAKKMLPEDVMLHFHTHETAGIGGLCYHSAIEAGADAIDLSMAPASGGTCQTDIITMWHILRGTDYTIDVDIDKIIKAEDVFRDCMKDYFLPPEATQVDPMIPFSPMPGGALTANTQMLRDNGLMEKYPEIIRAMSEVVRKGGFGTSVTPVSQFYFQQAFNNVMFGPWEKFADGYGKMVLGYFGKTPVEPDPEIVKLASEQMELEPTKKTPLEINDADPSKGLAPAREICEKEGFELTDENVFIVATCKDKGVSYLKGEARVGVRYKKDVEAEQLKKLGATVGGGSGSGTVNVTVDGQSYTVNVDGSTATVNGKSFNIGAGDAPAGGAAPAAPAGATEPVAAPMPGLIIRLAVEPGTQVQEGQTIVVMEAMKMEMEVKAHKAGTVTSFSVTAGDQVQQGQPLAQMTV, encoded by the coding sequence GTGGCCAAGAAGAAGATTAGGTTCATGTGTACAGCCTTTCGTGACGGTTTTCAGTCCGTTTACGGGGCCAGAGTTAAGACCGATGATTTCCTGCCAGCCGTAGAAGCGGCCAAGGAAGCAGGTATTGATTGGTTTGAAGCTGGCGGAGGCGCACGGTTCCAGGCCCTCTACTTTTATTCCAATGAATGTGCATTTGATATGATGGACAGGTTCAGGGAGACCGCAGGTCCCGATGCCGACCTCCAGACACTCGCTCGTGGTGTCAACGTTGTCGGACTCGAATCCCAGCCCAGTGACGTCATCAAAGCCCATGCCGATCTCTTTGCCAAGCACGGCATCACCACCATCCGTAACTTTGACGCTCTCAACGACGTCAATAACCTGATCTACAGCGGCCAGTGTATTGCTGATGCCGGACTTAAGCATCAGGTTGTAGTTTCTATGATGGAACTCCCTCCGGGATGTTCCGGCGCACACGATGCCGCATTTTACGAGAAGACTCTGCGTCAGATTCTTGATGCGGATATTCCTTATGATTCCGTCTGTTTTAAAGACGCTTCCGGTACATCCACCCCGGCCAAGGTTTACGAGACCATCAAGGCCGCTAAAAAGATGTTGCCCGAAGATGTAATGCTCCACTTCCATACTCATGAAACAGCAGGAATCGGCGGACTTTGCTATCACTCTGCTATTGAAGCAGGTGCTGATGCAATTGACCTGTCCATGGCTCCCGCTTCCGGCGGAACCTGCCAGACCGATATCATCACCATGTGGCACATTCTGCGTGGTACTGATTATACCATTGATGTCGATATCGATAAGATTATCAAGGCCGAAGACGTTTTCCGTGACTGCATGAAGGATTACTTCCTGCCGCCCGAAGCGACTCAGGTCGATCCCATGATTCCTTTCAGCCCCATGCCCGGTGGCGCATTGACTGCGAACACCCAGATGCTGCGTGATAACGGTCTCATGGAAAAATATCCCGAAATCATCCGTGCAATGAGTGAAGTTGTACGCAAGGGTGGATTCGGTACTTCCGTTACTCCGGTTTCCCAGTTCTACTTCCAGCAGGCTTTCAACAACGTAATGTTTGGTCCCTGGGAGAAGTTTGCTGACGGTTACGGCAAAATGGTTCTGGGATACTTCGGTAAGACTCCTGTCGAGCCTGATCCGGAAATCGTCAAGCTTGCATCTGAACAGATGGAACTTGAGCCTACCAAAAAAACTCCGCTTGAAATCAACGATGCAGATCCTTCCAAAGGACTCGCACCTGCACGCGAAATCTGCGAAAAAGAAGGTTTCGAACTCACTGATGAAAACGTCTTCATCGTGGCTACCTGTAAAGACAAGGGCGTCAGCTACCTTAAAGGTGAAGCCCGTGTCGGTGTCCGTTACAAAAAGGATGTTGAAGCCGAGCAGCTCAAGAAACTGGGCGCAACTGTCGGCGGCGGTTCCGGTTCCGGAACAGTCAATGTTACTGTGGATGGCCAGTCCTACACAGTTAATGTCGATGGCTCCACCGCGACTGTTAACGGCAAGTCCTTCAACATCGGTGCCGGCGATGCTCCCGCAGGCGGCGCAGCTCCTGCTGCACCCGCAGGCGCAACTGAGCCAGTTGCCGCTCCCATGCCCGGTTTGATTATCAGGCTGGCTGTTGAGCCCGGAACTCAGGTTCAGGAAGGGCAGACCATCGTAGTCATGGAAGCCATGAAGATGGAAATGGAAGTTAAGGCGCACAAGGCCGGAACTGTCACCTCCTTCTCCGTTACCGCGGGTGATCAGGTGCAGCAGGGACAGCCTCTCGCTCAGATGACAGTCTAG
- a CDS encoding NHL repeat containing protein, with amino-acid sequence MSRSFFYIFLVFLIGLAGSAYAEDLYIADHLDGSITVIDSEDHPVSGAPVSKQHISGDKTGLSGQDVFGLLVYNNELFATNDGTGAPVALLVFDAAATGNVEPKRKITSLKCPRGVAAAGSELFVGDIFGRGFVKVFNITDSGDVAPKRTISSDTLNTVWKLAVSGSEVFVSSGSKIYVFDKTANSNVEPKRVIEHKTLDFSNAIGLAVEGGFVYVGDAHGRIMVFPISSNGEVEPIATISGTLTGIANPFGIVVKNGYIYASEYNNNKINVFKTTDNGNVAPQWKYSSADFPRPLTLAMESGGYVRTSEHQQSGVNVSLLSNTENATTDSVLQQTYHIPPNFELRAPVGAFTATVDSNGANGVFRFNSTSLNGTTGDVRLYKCFDTNGTCMAFGSYSTAIDPDTEGAWWLEDDNGNYIDPGATLTQGTNYWVNYVVKDNGIYDEDRALGAIKDPAALGSVRESNGGCVMNPAAGFGLEWVLLAFVALVGIISRRK; translated from the coding sequence ATGTCTAGATCATTTTTTTATATATTTTTAGTGTTTCTGATTGGTTTAGCTGGGTCCGCTTATGCAGAGGATTTGTATATCGCGGATCATTTAGATGGATCTATTACGGTCATTGACTCTGAAGATCATCCCGTTTCCGGGGCTCCTGTTTCAAAGCAGCATATCTCCGGAGATAAAACAGGACTTTCCGGGCAAGATGTCTTTGGTCTTTTGGTTTATAATAATGAGCTGTTTGCTACTAATGATGGTACTGGGGCACCAGTAGCTTTACTTGTGTTTGATGCCGCAGCTACGGGTAATGTTGAACCTAAACGTAAAATTACAAGTCTCAAATGTCCTCGTGGAGTGGCTGCAGCAGGATCAGAGCTTTTTGTTGGGGATATTTTTGGTAGAGGCTTTGTAAAAGTCTTTAATATTACTGATTCAGGTGATGTTGCTCCTAAAAGAACCATAAGCAGTGATACTCTTAATACCGTATGGAAATTGGCTGTGTCAGGTTCGGAGGTGTTTGTCAGCTCTGGCAGTAAAATTTATGTTTTTGATAAAACAGCTAACTCAAATGTTGAGCCTAAGCGGGTCATTGAGCATAAGACTCTCGATTTTTCCAATGCTATAGGCTTAGCTGTTGAAGGCGGTTTTGTTTATGTTGGGGATGCCCATGGAAGAATTATGGTTTTTCCCATTTCGTCCAATGGAGAAGTGGAGCCTATAGCGACAATTAGTGGTACGTTGACCGGGATAGCCAATCCTTTCGGGATAGTAGTTAAGAATGGTTATATTTATGCTTCCGAGTATAACAATAACAAGATTAACGTATTTAAGACGACTGATAACGGCAATGTAGCCCCGCAATGGAAATATTCCAGTGCTGACTTTCCTAGGCCATTGACGCTTGCAATGGAGAGTGGCGGATACGTTCGTACTTCCGAGCACCAGCAAAGCGGTGTGAATGTCTCACTTCTTTCCAATACCGAAAACGCCACCACCGACTCTGTGCTGCAACAAACCTATCACATACCACCCAATTTTGAACTGCGTGCTCCGGTTGGTGCTTTTACAGCCACAGTGGATAGTAACGGTGCTAACGGAGTTTTCCGTTTTAATTCTACCAGCTTGAACGGTACTACTGGTGATGTACGGCTGTATAAATGCTTTGATACCAATGGAACCTGTATGGCATTTGGATCGTATTCCACTGCGATTGACCCTGATACAGAAGGGGCTTGGTGGCTTGAAGACGATAATGGAAACTACATTGATCCGGGGGCTACCCTGACTCAGGGGACGAATTACTGGGTTAACTACGTTGTAAAAGACAATGGTATTTATGACGAAGACCGGGCTTTGGGGGCAATCAAAGATCCTGCCGCGCTTGGTTCGGTTAGAGAAAGCAATGGCGGGTGTGTTATGAATCCTGCTGCCGGATTTGGTCTGGAGTGGGTGTTGCTGGCGTTCGTTGCTCTTGTAGGAATAATTTCCAGAAGAAAGTAA
- a CDS encoding phosphoenolpyruvate carboxykinase (ATP), giving the protein MASQSTYEFYKDDLSKIPPLRAIAETLLADKRVKKVNAAEAYELARKQWDVMETDHPIYPEAAKRLGLPEGAKLLNHCHGKIVGRTALARRFYNRLNGPDQRKVLGDLREAISDMQERPLIKAEAIVGLDQDLMIKATILGGEDDAANIFNWLVNFTPFDELAEEYAKSAKLPIQDIIIIGDNLWRNEDSFYHNQGNPQLALVDEECNVIYNFGMRYFGERKKGTLTLAWTSGIRVGMAACHGGIKEIDFADCKDAKVKKLGKKSIAFFGLSGTGKSSHTNSHDNGGTLPEGFAKKVLHDDAFQIDTENRVCRAWEPTLFDKTDSRPLGNPDWKYMISVMNHAMLEIDGKVMPLGQDIRNPNGRALIDRDVIGEHVNRCTFPDSLCWLMKDTCLPPIIRFTDTYLAVAMGAALMTKRNLAENVSEEELKKLVFIPYANPFRVYELWKDVEAFAHVFDCGAHGYSFNSVGFWRSSDSDLNPIPLQTSLTLQTMILTDQLEWEDWDLLPGAQIPKRNCMEKVLPGFYDTYNPANVEHRAEYFQTLKDRFAQRRHFLEQTDDLNCKPELLAKLTNALHIKGWFK; this is encoded by the coding sequence GTGGCTAGTCAGTCAACCTATGAGTTTTACAAAGATGACCTTTCCAAGATTCCGCCTCTCCGGGCGATTGCGGAAACTCTGCTTGCAGATAAACGGGTAAAAAAAGTTAATGCGGCAGAAGCCTATGAGCTTGCCCGCAAGCAGTGGGATGTTATGGAAACAGATCATCCTATTTATCCAGAAGCAGCAAAAAGACTCGGCCTGCCCGAGGGAGCAAAACTGCTCAACCATTGCCACGGAAAAATTGTAGGCCGTACCGCTTTGGCCCGCCGTTTTTACAACCGGCTGAACGGACCGGATCAGCGCAAGGTTCTCGGTGATTTACGGGAAGCAATCTCTGATATGCAGGAGCGTCCGCTTATCAAGGCCGAGGCCATTGTCGGTCTGGATCAGGACCTGATGATCAAGGCTACCATTCTCGGTGGCGAAGATGATGCTGCGAATATTTTTAACTGGCTGGTCAATTTCACCCCCTTTGACGAACTGGCGGAAGAATACGCCAAAAGTGCAAAACTGCCCATTCAGGATATCATCATTATCGGTGATAACCTCTGGCGCAACGAAGATTCTTTCTACCACAACCAGGGCAACCCGCAGTTGGCTCTTGTTGATGAAGAATGCAACGTTATCTACAATTTCGGTATGCGCTACTTTGGTGAGCGCAAGAAGGGCACACTGACCCTCGCATGGACTTCCGGTATCCGTGTCGGTATGGCTGCGTGTCACGGCGGTATTAAAGAAATTGATTTCGCCGATTGCAAGGACGCTAAAGTTAAGAAGCTGGGCAAAAAGTCCATCGCTTTCTTCGGTCTGTCCGGTACAGGGAAATCCTCCCACACCAACTCCCATGACAATGGCGGAACCCTTCCTGAAGGATTTGCCAAAAAAGTACTGCACGATGATGCTTTCCAGATCGATACTGAAAATCGCGTCTGCCGTGCTTGGGAACCGACCCTTTTTGATAAGACTGACTCCCGTCCTTTAGGTAACCCGGACTGGAAATACATGATCTCCGTAATGAACCACGCTATGCTGGAAATCGACGGAAAGGTCATGCCTCTTGGTCAGGATATCCGTAACCCCAACGGCCGTGCTCTCATCGACCGCGATGTTATCGGTGAGCATGTCAACCGCTGTACATTCCCGGATTCTCTGTGCTGGCTTATGAAGGATACCTGCCTGCCTCCGATTATCCGTTTCACCGACACCTATCTTGCTGTTGCTATGGGTGCTGCGCTGATGACCAAGCGTAACCTTGCTGAAAACGTTTCTGAGGAAGAACTTAAGAAGCTTGTTTTCATTCCTTACGCCAACCCGTTCCGTGTTTACGAACTCTGGAAGGATGTTGAAGCATTTGCGCATGTATTTGATTGCGGTGCGCACGGTTACAGCTTCAACTCAGTAGGTTTCTGGCGTTCTTCAGATTCTGATCTTAATCCCATTCCCTTGCAGACTTCACTGACCCTGCAGACAATGATTCTGACTGACCAGCTGGAATGGGAAGATTGGGATCTGCTGCCCGGTGCGCAGATTCCCAAGCGGAATTGTATGGAAAAAGTGCTGCCCGGGTTTTACGACACCTACAATCCGGCTAACGTGGAACACAGAGCAGAGTATTTCCAGACTCTCAAGGACCGCTTTGCACAGCGTAGGCATTTCCTTGAGCAGACCGACGATCTAAACTGCAAGCCTGAACTGCTCGCAAAGCTGACCAATGCTTTGCACATAAAAGGCTGGTTTAAATAA
- the cbiM gene encoding cobalt transporter CbiM: MHISEGVLSLPVLASGAVVAATGTMIGLRKLDSEKLVSVALLSSVFFIASLIHIPIGPSSAHLILSGLMGLLLGWAAFPAILTGLLLQAVLFQYGGLTVIGINTATMALPAVACHYMFRPLLKKNFFSMSLGAFLCGAMSITLSALLTALALSFTDESFASAAQMIVYGHVPIMIIEGFICASAYGFLQKVRPEMLLATQET, encoded by the coding sequence ATGCACATATCAGAAGGAGTCCTTTCACTGCCGGTGCTTGCCAGCGGTGCGGTTGTAGCAGCAACAGGAACCATGATAGGCCTGAGAAAGCTTGATTCGGAAAAACTTGTTTCCGTAGCACTGCTCTCTTCGGTCTTTTTTATTGCCTCGCTGATTCACATTCCAATAGGACCTTCCAGTGCACACTTAATCCTTAGCGGACTCATGGGGCTTCTTCTCGGTTGGGCCGCTTTTCCGGCTATCCTTACCGGCCTCCTGCTGCAGGCAGTACTCTTCCAATACGGCGGATTGACTGTAATCGGCATCAACACCGCAACCATGGCTCTCCCCGCAGTGGCCTGTCACTATATGTTCCGCCCACTGCTCAAGAAAAACTTTTTCAGCATGAGCCTCGGGGCCTTCCTTTGCGGCGCAATGTCGATCACCCTCTCCGCCCTTCTGACCGCGCTGGCTCTGTCCTTTACTGACGAGAGCTTCGCATCAGCGGCACAGATGATTGTTTACGGGCACGTTCCCATCATGATCATCGAAGGCTTCATCTGCGCATCAGCATACGGTTTCTTACAAAAAGTCAGACCGGAAATGCTGCTGGCGACGCAGGAAACATAA
- a CDS encoding sodium ion-translocating decarboxylase subunit beta, with the protein MDILLHFLSTTGFAEMTPGNFIMIVIGAIFIALAIIKDYEPLLLLPIGFGAIVGNIPSIAGMPLSVYDEGSVLYYIYFGVSAGIFPPLIFLGIGAMTDFSCMLSNPRLVLLGAAAQMGIFATLIGAMYMGFTPSEAGAIGIIGGADGPTAIFLSSKLAPHLLGAIAIAAYSYMALVPVIQPPIMKLMTSKKERLIRMSAPREVSTREKILFPVGGFIITALIAPGSLALVGMLFFGNLLKESGVTERLAETARTALIDSVTILLGFSVGASTQAQTFLTPDSLLIFGLGAASFCVATASGLAFAKLMNVFCKDKINPLIGAAGVSAVPDSARVVQMVARDEDPHNFLLMHAMAPNVAGVLGSAVGAGVLWSVLAM; encoded by the coding sequence ATGGATATACTTCTGCACTTCTTAAGCACTACGGGCTTTGCAGAGATGACTCCCGGCAACTTTATTATGATTGTCATCGGAGCCATATTCATCGCCCTTGCTATTATTAAGGACTACGAGCCGCTGCTGCTCCTGCCCATTGGGTTTGGCGCAATCGTTGGTAACATCCCGTCCATCGCCGGGATGCCGCTCAGCGTTTATGACGAAGGCAGTGTGCTTTATTATATCTACTTCGGGGTCAGCGCAGGGATTTTCCCGCCGTTGATCTTCCTCGGCATCGGAGCCATGACCGACTTTTCGTGCATGCTTTCCAACCCGAGGCTGGTGCTGCTCGGCGCAGCAGCCCAGATGGGTATTTTTGCAACCCTCATCGGAGCCATGTACATGGGCTTCACCCCCAGTGAGGCCGGTGCTATCGGCATCATCGGCGGGGCGGACGGGCCTACGGCTATCTTCCTCTCCTCCAAGCTGGCACCGCATCTCCTAGGGGCAATCGCCATTGCCGCGTACTCTTACATGGCACTGGTTCCGGTCATCCAGCCTCCCATCATGAAGCTGATGACCTCCAAGAAAGAGCGACTCATCCGCATGAGTGCACCCCGTGAAGTTTCCACCCGTGAAAAAATCCTTTTCCCGGTGGGCGGCTTCATCATCACTGCGCTCATCGCTCCGGGCTCACTTGCTCTGGTCGGTATGCTCTTCTTCGGTAACCTGCTTAAAGAATCCGGCGTTACCGAGCGTCTGGCCGAGACCGCGCGTACCGCGCTCATTGACTCGGTCACCATTCTGCTCGGTTTCTCTGTGGGTGCATCCACTCAGGCTCAGACCTTCCTGACTCCTGACAGCCTGCTCATCTTCGGGCTGGGTGCTGCATCCTTCTGTGTTGCTACTGCCAGTGGTCTGGCCTTTGCTAAGCTTATGAACGTGTTCTGCAAAGACAAGATCAACCCGCTGATCGGCGCTGCCGGTGTATCCGCTGTTCCTGACTCCGCACGAGTCGTTCAGATGGTCGCCCGTGACGAAGATCCGCATAACTTCCTGCTCATGCATGCCATGGCCCCCAACGTAGCCGGGGTTCTCGGTTCCGCAGTTGGCGCAGGTGTTCTCTGGTCCGTTCTGGCAATGTAG